The DNA region AGTAAAGTCATATCCCCTCGCGATTCCCGCCTGTAAACTTCTTGTATCAGGCGGCGATCCGACATGATAAGCCGCTGTACCACAGGAGTCCGTAGATACATAATTTGAAAGATTCTGCTTTTTTACTTTATCTCGAAACACACCTTCTGCAGTTGGTGATCGACAAATATTGCCTAAGCAAACAAACAAAACCTTGATCATTTAAGCTTCCCTTAGTTGTTCAATCATGCGATTTGCCGCGACTAAATCTTCCGGAGTATCGATGCCTCCCGGAGGTGTTTCTTCTGCAACCGCTATTTCGATAGCATAGCCATTGTCAAGAACTCTGAGTTGTTCAAGTTTTTCAGCATCTTCGAGGCTAGATTCACTTAGTGAAGAAAATTTCTCAAGCAAAGACATTCTAAACCCATAGATCCCAATATGACGAAAGTAATTCTGCAAATTTGGGCTTCCCTCTCGCTGAAAAGGAATCGCTGCTCGCGAGAAATAAATCGCTTTACCAATCTGATTGAATACCACCTTCACAACGTTAGGATTATTAACATCTTCTAAACAAGTAATTTGCGTGCAAAGCGTCGACATTATTTTCTCAGGCTTATCAAGTAGTTGTGCTACTTGACGTATGATTTGCGCAGGTACAAAAGGCTCATCCCCTTGAAGGTTAACGACAATGGCCTCCTTACTTAAATTTAATGCTTGAGCCGCTTCGTATACACGATCAGTGCCCGACTGGTGATCTGTTCTTGTCATCACTGCTTGACCACCAAACGCGTTTACCGCATCAAATATACGCTGATCATCAGTAGCAACACATACCGTTGCCGCGCCAGACTCTTTGGCCTTGTGGTAGACTCGCTCTATCATCGACTGGTCACCAATTTTTGCAAGTGGCTTACCTGGAAGTCGAGTCGATGCGTAGCGAGCCGGAATGATTACATGAAAATCGTTCATCGTAATTTCAAACCTTCAATGTCTTCTTCATTTAGTTGAGATGCTTCATTTATTAACATGTTAGGGACATCGTCTTTAATTTCAAATAAGAGTTTGTCGAAACTGCAAAATAAGCTCAAACCATCTTGAGTCATTTTTAGTTTTCCGTTACAAGCCGGACAGACAATTACATCAAGAAGTGAGTTACGCATAACGCTTTTCCTTTGTACTCGAAATTTCTAAACGTTAAAACCTATCGATTAAAGCAGTCTTTAATTACCTGATCGATACGGCTAACAAGTTCTAAATTAATTACTGGTGTAATTCGTAAATACCACCAATGATTTTTCGCAAATGCTCGGCATTTAATGGCATCTTTCTCGGTCATCACAAGAGGCTTTTGATCTAGAGGTAGCAAATCTTCTGGTTTAAAAGCATGATGGTCTGAGAAAGTGACTAAACGATCGGGCTGACTAAACTGTGATAAAGTAACGCGAAATTTTTCAGGATTGCCAATTCCACATACAGCGTCATACTCATCAAATGGCCATGATTCGCGCGATGTCAGCTGTATAACATCTTCATTTTGCACGTTCACTAATGCATCAGCATGCAGTGTAAAATAGCAGTCAAACTGTTGTTCTCCACTATTTTGAATCACCAGATCACAGGCGTTAAGACGATTAACGGGTTCTCTTAATGGGCCCAAAGGCATTAATAACTCATTCCCAAACATACGGTAACCATCGACTAAACAAAATTCAAGTTGACGATTCATCGCATAGTGTTGCAAACCATCATCCGACAAGATGACATCCACCGCTAAATTCTTCTCTATCCAACTGACGGCACGGCTACGTATGGGATCAACAACAACTGGACACTGAGAACGCGCAGAGATTAGTTTTGGTTCATCCCCACATACATCCGGAGAGGTTGATGACTCCACCAATAAAGGGTAATTCTCACTGCTTCCTCCGTAGCCTCGAGTCACCACGCCGACGGATAAACCCTTCTGCTTTAAGTAATCAACCAGCCAAATAAGAAAAGGCGTCTTGCCAGTGCCACCTACCGATATGTTACCAATGACCCATATCGGAGTTTTCGATTGATAAGATTTAATCCATTCTCTTTGATAGGCAACACGTCGAATTTTTACCAACAATATTAAAAGCCAGTGTATCGGCAATAATAAGTATCGCCACAGGCTTTTACGGTACCAAAAACTATCAGCGTGTTTGGTCATGCTAATCTTGGAATTGTGCCAACAATAAGCGATGGTACTCGCCTTGCTGCTCTAATAACTCTTGATGATTGCCTTGCTCGATAATTTTCCCATCTTTTAAAACAACGATTTTATCAGCCGTTTCAATGGTCGACAGTCTATGAGCAATAACAAACGTCGTTCTATCATGCATTAAATTTTCTAGAGCTAATTGTATTTTTCTTTCTGATTCATTATCTAATGCAGAGGTAGCCTCATCGAGAATAAGAATGGGTGCATCTTTTAGCAAAGCTCGAGCAATGGCCAATCGTTGACGTTGACCGCCTGAAAGCTTCGCACCGTGGGTTCCTGTTATTGTGTCTAAACCCGACTGCATTTGCTCGACTACTTCAGTCAAGTAAGCATTTTCTAATGCTTTATTTATATCATCGATTGAAGACTCTCGTTGAGCACCATAAGCAATATTAGCTTTTATAGAATCATTAAATATAACTATTTGTTGAGAAACGTAAGCAAACTGTTCTCTTAATGACAATAAATCAAGCTCTTGAATTGGAATGCCATCGAGTAGAATTTCACCTTTTTGAATCGGATAGAAGCGTAAAAGCAAATTGGTAAGTGTCGATTTTCCGCTCCCAGATGGACCAACCAAAGCGACGGTTTGTCCTGCATCAATCGTCAAAGAGAAATCTTGAATAATTGGGTTTTCAGGATCATAACCAAAGGTAATATTTTTAAACTCCAACCGCCCTTTGGCTCTTGCTAATTTTTTTGTTCCGCTGTTTTGTTCTTCTGGCTTATCTATCTCAGAAAAAATACTCGCAGCGCCTGCAATACCTCGTTGCAACACTGAATTAACATTAGAAAGATCTTTAAGCGGTTTGAGCAAATACATTATTTGCATGAAAAAGGTAACAAATGAACCAGAGGAAAGTACGCCTTTCTGAAACTCATTAATGGCCACCCAAAAAACCCCGGCCATACCAATTCCTGCAAGCAGCTGAATAAAAGGCGATGAAAATGCTTTAACCGTTGCCATTTTCATAAATTGCTGACGATTTACATTACTTGCATGTTCAAATTTAGTATCTTCGTATTCTTCTCCACCAAAGGTTTTAACGACTCTGATTCCATCGACCATCTCTTGAGTCGCATCGGTCACCGCGCCCATACTGTCTTGCATATTCGATGAAATTTTTCTGAAGCGCTTAGACGTCTCATTAACCACAACAGCGATGACTGGAGCCGCAAGTAAGAAAGTAAGGGTTAACAATAAACTCTCAGAAAACATCCAATACATGGCTGCCGCAATACCAGCCAAACTTCGCGCAAGCGTTGTAATGGCTTGAGTGGTCGCATTTGAAACCATCTCAGTATTAAAGGTTACTCGAGAAA from Pleionea litopenaei includes:
- the kdsB gene encoding 3-deoxy-manno-octulosonate cytidylyltransferase, with the protein product MNDFHVIIPARYASTRLPGKPLAKIGDQSMIERVYHKAKESGAATVCVATDDQRIFDAVNAFGGQAVMTRTDHQSGTDRVYEAAQALNLSKEAIVVNLQGDEPFVPAQIIRQVAQLLDKPEKIMSTLCTQITCLEDVNNPNVVKVVFNQIGKAIYFSRAAIPFQREGSPNLQNYFRHIGIYGFRMSLLEKFSSLSESSLEDAEKLEQLRVLDNGYAIEIAVAEETPPGGIDTPEDLVAANRMIEQLREA
- a CDS encoding Trm112 family protein is translated as MRNSLLDVIVCPACNGKLKMTQDGLSLFCSFDKLLFEIKDDVPNMLINEASQLNEEDIEGLKLR
- the lpxK gene encoding tetraacyldisaccharide 4'-kinase, translating into MTKHADSFWYRKSLWRYLLLPIHWLLILLVKIRRVAYQREWIKSYQSKTPIWVIGNISVGGTGKTPFLIWLVDYLKQKGLSVGVVTRGYGGSSENYPLLVESSTSPDVCGDEPKLISARSQCPVVVDPIRSRAVSWIEKNLAVDVILSDDGLQHYAMNRQLEFCLVDGYRMFGNELLMPLGPLREPVNRLNACDLVIQNSGEQQFDCYFTLHADALVNVQNEDVIQLTSRESWPFDEYDAVCGIGNPEKFRVTLSQFSQPDRLVTFSDHHAFKPEDLLPLDQKPLVMTEKDAIKCRAFAKNHWWYLRITPVINLELVSRIDQVIKDCFNR
- the msbA gene encoding lipid A export permease/ATP-binding protein MsbA encodes the protein MTEASGWQVYKRLLSYTSRYKLIFLVGLLCTAIAAIVEVYLIANFKTLIDDLLGDPEKLHILKLVPVFIVIVLVIRGLATFLSTYCMEWIGRRIVHELRMDLFKKYLYLPISYFEKNNSGDLISRVTFNTEMVSNATTQAITTLARSLAGIAAAMYWMFSESLLLTLTFLLAAPVIAVVVNETSKRFRKISSNMQDSMGAVTDATQEMVDGIRVVKTFGGEEYEDTKFEHASNVNRQQFMKMATVKAFSSPFIQLLAGIGMAGVFWVAINEFQKGVLSSGSFVTFFMQIMYLLKPLKDLSNVNSVLQRGIAGAASIFSEIDKPEEQNSGTKKLARAKGRLEFKNITFGYDPENPIIQDFSLTIDAGQTVALVGPSGSGKSTLTNLLLRFYPIQKGEILLDGIPIQELDLLSLREQFAYVSQQIVIFNDSIKANIAYGAQRESSIDDINKALENAYLTEVVEQMQSGLDTITGTHGAKLSGGQRQRLAIARALLKDAPILILDEATSALDNESERKIQLALENLMHDRTTFVIAHRLSTIETADKIVVLKDGKIIEQGNHQELLEQQGEYHRLLLAQFQD